The genomic segment TGTTCAAATTTCCCTAGTTGTTCACACAGTTTTATAGTGGTGATACTTTAAATCTTATATATCATTTAAGGAAGTTCTGAAATTAGACATATTTGGGGTGCCACATGATTGCTAGCTGTGAGGTCTGGTACAGCACCCCGTCTAAAAACGGATTTATAATAGCACCTGCTTTGTAGCACAGGAGCTAGCCTAGGAAAAGCGCTCAGTGTTAGTGGAATGGTTGGTGACTTTGAGCAGCTGTTGTGATAACAGAAACAGCAGCACGTCAACCTGAGCCTGCCTGTTTTCAGGAGGACCACCCTCTGCGGCACGCTGGACTACCTGCCCCCTGAGATGATTGAGGGCCGGATGCACGATGAGAAAGTGGACCTCTGGAGCCTTGGGGTGCTTTGCTATGAGTTCCTCGTCGGCAAGCCTCCTTTTGAGGCAGACACATACCAGGAGACCTACAGAAGAATATCACGGGTAAGGTCTCACTACAAAGGGACCCATCGTTCTGTTAGCATTCCTTCCTTATCAACCTTGACAGGAGGCTATGATCTGAGTGTTTCTCATGTTCTCTCTGAGCCACGTTGGTGACTCTTGTCACTTTGTGTACTCATCCAGGTGGAATTCACATTCCCTGACTGCGTGCCCGAGGGAGCCAGGGACCTCATTTCAAGACTGTTGAAGCACAACCCCAGCCAGAGGCCCACCCTCAAAGAAGTACTTGAACACCCCTGGATCACAGCCAACTCAAAACCATCAAGTTGTCAGAAAAAAGAATCAACTAGCAAACAGTCTTAATCTTTGCAGGCAGAGATCCTTAGGCCAGGGCTGCCTTGTCCTGGAGCAGGCTGCTGGAGTGTCTCCCTGCGGCCTGCCCGCCATCAAGACTCTACAGGACATGCTGCTGATGAGCAGGCAGTGCTTGGAGTCCCACTTCCGCAGACACGACACTCTGCAGCAGTGGGAGCAGCCATGAGAAATCGTGCTAGTAACTTCACTGGTTATAGAATCAATCTGGAGGCAAGGTTTGAGGGCAGCCACCCCGCAGCCTGTTTGGAGTAAGGCGTCCTTGTGGAAGACGGACTCAGAGCCTGGCTGTGGGGAAGGGGGTCATGCCTAGTCCTGCCTCGACCCTTGAAACACTGTGCAATAACCTTCccagtcctgtgtgtgtgtaacttATCGGGTGGCCCAGTCTGGTAACGCTGTCAGAATGAATATGTGatctttccttttaaatgttaaaataaagaCTTTTGTATAGACTTGTATCTTTACCTCCACAGCATCCCTTCAGGACTGTTTGGTGTCTGTCCAGCACCCCAATTGGCCTGCTTGTGGGTCCTCACTCACCTAGGGAGATTGAGGCAGGAGCATGGGCTTGCCTCAATCTTGGGGCACAGGGGTGTCTCAGCCCTTTCTAAATGGTAAAGCCTTATTTTCTCTCATGGTGTTGATGTTTTTATAAAGTTCTCACATGTGTAACCTTGACATTACAGTGCATCTCCCAGGAGTTCACATTTGACAGACactttgagaaatgctgggctaatcactaggtggtggtggggaggggggaggtcgGAAGGCCTACGGACATATGGGCCTTCCTtcattcccttccttccttcatccctCCTCCTACActcctgggggcaggggagggaggaagagtcaAGCAGCAGGCATGTTGTGATGGGTTAGGGAACAGAAAGGGGGAGCAGGGCCCAGGGGAAGGAGCATCTCAGTTGGGCTTGAAAGACAGGATTTAAAGTTTAGAGGCAGGTATGGCAAGAGGTCCTTGCAGCCTGAGGGAGGGGCCTGCAGGACATGTGGCCCATTGGTGGGGGGAACTGGAAGTGGGGTGCTCTGTCGGGGAACACCAGGAATAGGTGTGAGGGCAGCCAGCACCCTCCACTGTCCCTGGTGCCCCCGAGCCTTGGTCCCCGTCCTGGGCAGTGGACATTCACCCTTGTGCATGACCACAGCCTGCTGGAGTCCTCATCCTGGGGAGTCACCTGCCCAGTCGGCAACAGCTCACAGAAGTGAGTGAGCCCGGCACGGCATGGGGGCTGCTGGGGGTTCACTAGAGCTGCAGGTGGTCTGGCTGGACAGAGGGGAGGGGTCAACCATCCATGTCCACACCCGCCCACTTCTGGGCTCTGATCTCGACAGCATGGTGAGGAGTTCCACGTGTTGGGTGAGCCAGCTCTTGGCAACCTAATTTTGCCAGTATGGCCCTCAGTCTTGATTCTGTGGTCAAAGTGTTCACCCAGCCGGACTCCCTAGCTGAACTGGGGTCTGGGTGCTGCCAGTGTTTAAAGTGGTTCATACAAGTGGACACTGCTGCCCCCTCAGTACAGCTGGCTAGAGCTTCCCCTTACCCTGGTCACCTGGTCCCCATGGGACACCCTAGAGTTGAGGCATCTGTGTCAACTTGAAACCCAAGTCTACAGATAAGTCTGCTTGCAGTCCACGGGTAATTCTTTTCACCAGCTGTTCAGTCTCGGCCTAGAAATGAGGTGCCATGAGGAGCTGGTCTCTCCCATTTTTGGTCTCAGGTTCTATGTGCTCGTATCACGTAAAATTACATATTTCTAGCTGCCAACACCTGTGCGTCAACCAAGATGGTGAACTTGATCATGATGAAGACAAAGGTGGAAGTGTTGAACTTACTGAGAACTAGGAGAGGAAATAAGATTTCGTGGCCTATTTTCAACGCAAGAGGCAGACAGAGATCAGGAATGTCCACACAGAAAGAAGTGCTATACACTTCCAGGGCAGAGTTGGCGAAGTAGTCATAGAAACATCAAAACAAGTGGGTAAAACTGCAGTGTCTGATTGCCTTGGGACAAAGGAACTTCCAGTTCCCATAGTCTTGAGCTTTATATCCCAAAGTAGTAGTTCATCCATCTACCCCAGTGGCGGTCAACATGACATGACTAACCCCACCAGGGCTATTAGCTAAGCCACATTTCCCCCAGACAATCCCACACAGGCCCAGAAAAGAGCTCACTGGAACAGGGCTGCATTAGCAAACTAGTCACACGCAGTGCTGGGTTGTCACTGGCAGCGGTGATGGCTTACCACAAGAGGAGTAACAGGTTCTGCACAAACTTTACAAAGATGTTTATTTGTTTCGTGGAACTTAAGCTGCTCATTTTGTCAGATTAAAAAATTAGAGGTGAACAATGGCTTACATTTCTAAAATAGATCATCAGTTCTATTCCCCTAGTTCCATAAAAACAAGGTAAATACAAGCGATCTGTACATCTTGCTGGTGAATTCACATAAtgctctagttccctgatccTTTGACTTTCTCTCCTCTAGTTACTCTGTTCTGTTTTGACCACTGGCCACAGGAGTGGAGTGGCGCTGGGGCTTAGAAGTGAACGCTATGGCTATTTGGTATAATTTATTGCTTGCCCTTTCAGTCCACTCTCATTTCTCCAAACACAGAATCAAAGTTTGAGATTTAAGCCCTTAAACTTGGAGGAATCCCTGCGGGCTTTTTTGCATAGGCATTACTCAGGATCTGAATGGGTAGGGAGGCCGATGTGGAAGGTGGTTAGGAGCCCAAAGCTAACTGTTCCCATAGAGACAGCAACACAGAAGTGCTGGTCCTGCCCTCACAAGGAATTACCTAGCACTGGCATCTTCATTTTGTTCTACTGTGTCCATGGTCCTTGGAATTAGACCCCAGAAAGACAGTTCCAACTTTAAATGGCTAAAACTTCTTGGCAATGGGCTAATTGCTTTAAAAGGGGAGAAAACATCCCATACACTTTAAAGATCTTGCAACTGGAGACTCTGTTCCATGaagatacttttaaaagttaactgAAATAACTCATTGATGTGGATTACTAAGGTCTAACTGGGAAAATGTCAATAGTCAGAGCTCAGTAAAACCAGGATGATCAGTTTACAGTTgctttagttttctgattgtcaCAAGTGTAGTTAATCaaaccaaaaaactaaaataaaatctgggagccagaaagataaacacaacCCCTCATCCATGGCAGAGGGACAGACCGGTTACAGTGGGGTTCCTGGGTTTGGAGCAGGTGCCCTGCAGGAACCTGGCCCGGGGGGGCAGCTGTTAGGGACGCTGAAGCCTACCAGAAGACATTCCTTCTCTGTTGCCTGCTTCTGACTATTCCGCAGAGAAAGTCTCAATTTGAGTGTGTGTGCTtcaatttctattcttttttttttttttttcgatttCTATTCTTAAATGTCCCTACCAGAGACTGTGGGGTCTCAGGTCACACCCCCTTTATCTGGTAAACTGGCTCCATCCCTCCCCTACTTGTATTATTACTGTATATTTTGTAGTTGCCTTATTTACAGCAATTGCTAGTAACTTTCCTTTTTAGTGATACAAAATCTttttatatacacataattttaactcaattaaaaaacagaaatagtaaCTCAGTGTAAACACTGTGACAGTGATTCTGGAATGTCTGAAGTCTGAGACAGGGTGAGTTAGGCCAAGACTGTCTCAGCTTTCCGTATATATGCAGCAGAGCCAACTGATGCCATTACAATTGGGCAAAGTTTCCGTTttttacctaaagagacaaatgaTTCTGACCTACTTTAATGAAATTTTCGAAAAACCAGCTGAGACAGGCTCTACTTGTCCAGATTTGAAGATGTTTGGGAATCAATGAAACATACCAGAAATACTTGTTTGTTCCTTTTCCCCAAACAAGTGTAATGAATGTCAAAGTGTTGATGCTAACTTAGATCCTGATGACACGTTTGGAAGTCCTCAATTCTGCTCCATTGATTGTAGCACTGGACTCCGTTTTGCACAGTATTGCATATTAAACTGCAGGCAGCCTGACAAGTACGGGAGGAaggggaattttaaaaatcagcgtAATGAATCACTACCCTTTCAGCATTTGAGCAAAGAGGAACCCCTGAGGCTCTTGCAGGCAGACCCTCACCAATGGTCTTCTGGAAGGAACATTTCCTGGCTGACAGTTTTGTCTGAGATGACAACTCATTGGTGGTGTTCTGCTGACATTTTTTGAGTATGCAGACAAGCCCTGTGATGAACAGCATTACCCAAACTTTAAAGCAGAAAAACTACAATGATTTGAAACCCTGAATTTTTGCTGGCAAAAGTAAATCCTATTCATGAGAATGCAACAATTAGCCCCTGCTACCCACCCACCACAAAACCTACATCCTAAAACCAATCTAGCATGTGTCATTTAAAAGAAATAGGTTTTCAGGCCCACAGTTGACGAGTTCATCAAGGCTTTGCCGCTGGAGGTTTAAAAATTCCCACTTTCCGAAAGTATCTGACAATCAAGGGCACAGAAACTAAGGTAATACTGATCCTCACGGGTGCGAACAGCTTGTGGATGGCATAGGCCACCACAAAGGTGCTTGTACCAGCTGCCATTTTCGACTGGACCAGTGACTCCTTAAAGCCGAGTTTAAGCAGGACGGTTGACATGTCCACACCACTGGAGGGGAGAGAGGCAGACAGacaaacacagaaacacaaaagatatTTACTACAGCAAGGGACTAAGTTAAGCACTCAATTTGGCTATgagatttacagtgttgtttttttttaaatgtaataaaagTAGCTAGGTGAATACTAAGTCTTAGGAAGAAAGTTCTTATTCCCAAAGACTTACATGATAGCAAAAAACAAATACCTATTACTGTCCCAATCTTACCTTGAAATAACCATGTAAAACATTCCCAAGGAGATTAATGAGATTCCAATGTGCAGTGACACTCCCACGGCACCATATTCTTGAAAAATCTTTTTCAGCTGCTGTGACTTGCTTAGCTTTTTCTCCTCTGTGCCCTTGATGTTGCTGCCAGTGGTTGCAGTGATTTTGCTGGGGTCCTGCACACACACCAAAGAAAGAGAGACACTTGAGGGCAGGAGCAAGGATGTAAGTGGTCATCACCACATCACCACCCTCAGAATCACGCGATATTCTGCTCTTTCTTGTAATGAGAGATGAGTTCCTCTCTTCcttcatctgctgctgctgctgctaagttgcgtcagtcgtgtctgactctgtgcgaccccatagacggcagcccaccaggctcccccgtccctgggattctccaggcagcaacactggagtgggttgtcatttccttctccaatgcatgaaagtgaaaagtgaaagtgaagttgctcagtcgtgtctgactcttagtgaccccatggactgcagcccaccaggctcctccatccatgggattttccaggcaagagtactggagtgggttgccactgccttctccatcagCTGAGGCAAATGCCCGCTATGCCACTGAGTGCACTGAAGGGCTGGGTACCACATGTGATGGGCAAAACGATGGCCCCAAAGATGTCAAGTTCCTAGTCCccggaacctgtgaatatgtgacCTTATGTGGCAAAAGGGTTTTACAGGTAGGATTCAGTTAAGGATCCTAAGATGGGCAAATCATCCTGGATCTTCTGAGTGGGACCAATGTGATCACAAGGGTCCTTGTaagtggagggagggagacagcagGGTCAGAGAAGCTGACatgaagacagaagcagagtCAGATGTGCAGAGGTTGGTGCTACTCCctctgaagatggaggaaagggGCAAGCCAAGGGATGCAGgcacctctagaagctggaaaagacaggaaatggctttcctggtgacccagatagtaaagaatctgcctgcaatgcagaagacccaggttcaatccctgggtcaggaagatcctctggagaaggaaatggcaacccaatattcttgcctggaaaatctcatagacagagagaagcctggtgggctacatagagtccatgggggtcacaagagtcagacatgacttagggactacaccaccaccaccagagcaGTTGGAAGGACCTAGCCCCACTGATGTACTGAGTTTAGCCCCCATGAGACCTCATGGGCTTCTGACCTCCTTGACTGTAAGAAAACAAATGGGTGTTGTCTTATGCACATGACAACCAGGCTAGACTCTACAAGACAGtgggtgtaaaataaatgagagcaGAAGCTATGATATATTTACTTTTGGAATCAAGATTTACCCCTGAGATCTGAATGGATAAAGGGGGAGGGCTAGTTCCCAGGCCATAAATGCAGCATTGGGGGTTTGCAGAGAAATTATTTACTGTGTAGGGTGtccattaacatttattgagcatctacaagGCCTGGAAAGtttaagagaaacaaaaacaacaatattggattaaaaagacaaaactcCTCCTCCACGAGGAGAGTGCTTTTTCATCAAAGGATTGCTTCAGTTCTCACGACAGACCTCACAGAGCTCTTCTCAAGGACAGGATCTGGGTCAGTCAGCTCCAGTTATGGACTTTGAAGCGGAGGccatttccttatatttttagaACATGCGGGGGCGCAGGCATACCTCAAAAGCTTGcaaggcaggggttggggggtagGGACAATGACATGCATCACGGAGACCCCAGGAATGAAATTAATGTCTGGATACCCAGATATCCAGAGAAGCAGCCTCCAAACCGAACGAGGCAGCGGTCCTCCCAGCCCCGCCCTGCTCTGGAGGCACAGGTGGCCGCCGGGTTTCCTCTCTGGTCAGCCCGTGTGTCCAAGGGAGGGCACTGGGAGCGAGAAGTGGTCGAGAAGTGATCCAAACCCCCGCATGATATCAGctgggccctgctgacacctcacCTCGGGTGGTGACCCAGATGTGTGTCTCCCTGAACTCAGAGCTGGCGCATCTGCCTTGGCCGTGATGTCCACGGTCACACATCCACAACACGTCTGGACGAGTTCCTGACCCTCTCCCACCCACGTGCTCCTCTTCAGGTCACAGCTGCCCCTGTTTCGGCAAACCTCATCCTTCCGGATGCTCTGCCCAAAACCCGAGTCACTGACTCCCCTGTTTACACCCGACAACCAGCCATCGGCCGACCCCACCAGGTCCAAACTcaacccacctcccctcccctccactccccacccAACATTCCTATCACCCTGGCCCAAGCTTCTAGCCTCACCCCTGGGTGACTGCGATGGCTTCCTCCCAGCTGTCCCCCAATCTCACCTTTGACCCCTCAACAGAGTGGCCAGAGAGAACCTGTGAAATCCAGGGTGGGATTACAGCACCGCCCCGCCTCAGAGGCCTCCTGGAAGCTAAAGTAGTCTGTGCACTAGCCCCCCTGGGCCTCCAGACAccaacccccaccaccaccacccttctCCTTCCTGCTTCCCATTCCAGCCGCCTAGCTTCTTTGCTGCTTTAAGGAGGACAGGCCAGGCCCGACAGGCCCTGGCATCTGCTGCTCTATCTGCCAGGAAGTTTTTCCCCAGAGGGCCTCATAGCGCTGCCTCCAGATCTTTATCCAGCACCACTGCAGGGAGGCCCTCCTGGACTGCTCTCTTTAAAACCAAGAGCCCCTCAGCCTGTGGTTTCTGTGCATTTCCCTCCATCCTGACTTCATCATGcatttcctcttcctccccaggGAGGGGCCCATCCACTTTGGAAATGGTTTTGCCCACATGGAAATTACAAACCGTTAAGTCCACCTTAACGTTTGAAGTATAGAGTTGCATGGTTCACGTGTGTCTGCCATTGTGCAGTCATCACCAGGGTCTAATTCTGGAAGATTTTCGCCACTCGATCTGCAGTTACTCCTCACCCCCCTCTCCCCCATCTTGCCAGCGGGGAATGGAGACCCCAAGCTCCTTTCTGTCTATGGATTTGCCCATTCTGGATGTTTTTATTGTGAATAGGATCATGCAACACgagccttttgtgactggcttccactacagactgaatgtttgtggaACTCGCCTCCCCTCCACCAAATTCATACAATGAAACTGAATCCCCACcctgatggtatttggaggtgggaggTGACTAGGTCAGGAGAGTGAAGCCCTCATGAATGCAATCAGGGCTCTTATAAAATAGACCCCAGAGGGCTACCTTATCCCTTCTAACATGTGAGGACACGGCAAGAGGACAGAAGACAGTTGGCAATGAACCAGGAAGCACaccctcaccagacactgaatctgtgtGTCTTGACCTTGGGTTTCCAGCCTCCTGGGCTGTGAGAAATGAATGtttgctgtttaagccacctgTGCTTgcacactcagtcacttcagtcgtgtctgattctttgcgaccctatggtctgtaacctgccaggctccactggccctgggattcgccaggcaagaatattggagtgggttgccaattcctccttcaggggatcttcccaacccagggatcgaacccctatctcttatgtctcctccactggcaggcgggttctttaccactagcaccatctgggaagcccttaagccacccagtctatggtatttttgttatagcagcctgaacagactacCGCAGCTTTTTCCACTTATCATCATATTTTCAAGGTATATTGTAGCAGGTAtccaacttcattcctttttatgaagtAGAATTTGATTCAACTGAAATACAAAGTACAGATTCTAGAATTTAGCCTGCGGGCTAAGCTAGGAGCCATAGCACATTTTTGCTCTACAAAGAATGTCTGCTGTGTCTGGGAGTGTTGTTGTGCCTGGTAACCTCTGGGGCAGGCTCTCACCCTGGCTTCATGCAGGACAGGAGGGCCTGGCTCAGGGTCAGCTGCCAGAATGATAAAGTGTACATGCTGCAGGTTTGTGGAAGGTAAGGTACAAAAGCAGGCCATCTTATTGTccccagaggaaggaaggaaggttcAGTGAAGAGCCACATTCTGGGCACGGCAATGAGGCGGTGGAATTCAGTCTTGGATTGAAACTTGCTcagaattgggacttccctggtggcccaggggttaggaCACCTTGCTTTTACTGCTGAGGgggagagcttaatccctggttggggaactaagatccttcaagtCATGcggccaaaagaaaacaaaatttgccCAGAGTCATCCTTGATTTATAATCATACGCAACAGCTACTCATTTGCCCCCCTTCTCCCAAAAGCTGGTACAAAACTCAGATTTATGAGTTAAGAGTCTTTTCACTACCTCCCAATTGAAAGAGCATCTCTTTTCTTCCCAAACTGCAGTTAGGACtgaaaacacaccacacacacacacacacacacacacacacacacacacacacatttgcacacACGCCCCCCCAAACACCTGGAAGCTTTCACCCTGGAATTAAATTTCAGTACCATTAAAGGCTGTTCTGTCCCTGGGAATTAAGTGTTAAGGCCTTAAGAGTGAGGATGAACTGTAATTTCTCACAGCCTTTAGCTTTGACTTCTGCGGGGGGTTTTCAGACTTATGAaaacaaacacttaaaaaaaggggtggtggtgggtggtttggtcactcagttatgtctgacttctgcgaccccatggactgtagcttgccagccttctctgtccatgggtttctccaggcaagaatactggagcgggttgccgtttcctcctccaggagatctttctgacctaggtaTCAaatcctaggtctcctgcattgcaggcagattctttaccgctgagccagtaTCCGTTTATGGGGTCCCAGAGACTGATTCTGATAGGCAGGAAAGCCTATCACGTTTTGAAAGGTTTTAGGAAAACCATGAGTGTCCTCAGGAGAGGCCACTTCTGTTGAGCCAGCCACCGAGCTTAGCACCTTAAAGGTTTTATAAAAACCCTCACGACCTCATGATGCGGGTACCTCTGTCACTTCTACTTTGACAGATGGGAGACCGGGGCTTTGGGGTGAAGCTGCGAGCTGGCTGGCAGTGCCCAGACTGGGTTCTGCACTACAGACTCCCCTTCTTGTCCCCCAAGAGTTGAACATTCCTAGAGGAAGAGTCTGTTTCAGAACCTCAGGACTCTGCAGGGGAGAAGGAAAACTGTCTTCAGCCTCCCTTGTTGGGCCAGCACCCACGCTCCCAGTTCTCCGACGTTCACCAGCCGGAATGGCCGCTGGGAGCTCAGGCTCTTTCTGATAAACAGGTCCCCACCCGCCTTTTGGCTGCGGAGGAAGTGCCCCAGATGGGAGGGCTGCCGGGCGCTGATAGGATGGCTCCCAGAGCCCAACCATGTCCTGGGGCGGATGACGATGGGTGGAAGCCCTTTTCATTCCCACCCCGACACTTGGCCTGACAGAACCTCATTCCGCCCCATCTGTCCACTCACAGGACGGGGCGGAGctgccactctctctctctccctccctcttctgtgCAACCTCTATTTTGGCAAATGGCCttttggccaaaaaagaaaaataaaaaggcagccAGACTTCCAGCTACAGAATAACAAGTATCTATTGCCAGACAACAGGAGGGACAAAATATTCAGACACATGGGCAATTTCCTGTTGGCTGGTGACAAGGTTAGTTTTTAACTTTCTagagttagattttttttccaacatgGACAATTTACTTCCTTTTATTTTGGAAATCTCTTTAATCATTGTGAATCATGTATTTTTCTTCCTAAGCCTGGAGGAGATGAAAGAggttaaaataaaaggaatttatgAAGAGGTGACCTGCAAGGAATAGGAATCTTTCAAACATTCATTTCTTGCTGAGATATCACCTTAAAAACCTGTGATATATTCTTAGTTGCTGCTCTGGTTGCAAATAACTTCGTACCTCCCCTGGTGTCTGTTTTTTAGATAAAAGTGCTTTCATATACTTGCGGATGACTTGGCTCTCTGAGCCCCAGCGTTCTCCTCATCTCCCAGTTCCCCCTCACATGCTGCCTTTCAGCGAGTCAGAGCAGGGCCAACCCAGAGCAGCACTCACAAAGAAGTGAAGAACAGTTCTTAAGAGCAAAAGCCTTGGAACCAGACTGGTTTGGATCCCAGTTCTGACAGGTAATCACTGTGTTTCTCAGagagttactcaacctctctgggcttaCGTAAAGATAATAGTATTGCTTATGtctcagggttgttgtgaggattacatgaattgatattttcaaagtACTCAGAACAGTGCCTGTTGCAAAGTAAACACAATATAGTGTTTATCAATATTATTTACTGCATGAATGAAAACAGGTGTCACTCTTAACAATCTGACCTTTTAAGCAAGATTTTTGGCTCATTCCTCAAAACTTCTCGACTCTTCTCATACAGCCTCCTTACTTTAATAAATACAGCAGTGGTGGCTAGGACTGGGGACGGGGGGAGGGCagcaaacatacatacacatatacacacacatccctaCCAGTGCCAGGCTAACAAGACAGACGATCAAATCAGGGGGACATTCCATATGAGGAAAGCATAGAAGATGTACTGCCACAAGGCTGAGGAGAGGCCAGTGGAGACATCCAAGGCATCACTGGTGGTCAGGGGAGGCTTCCAGGAGGAAGGGACCGCTAGGCTGATGTATGGAGAATCACCAGGAGACAGCTGGGTGTATGCAGAGGGTGCTAGACATGTGAAGGTCCCCAAGCTGGGCTCAGGAGGCAAAGACATGATCTACTGCCTGCCAGATGGCCCAGCACAAGGCAGAGAAGGAAGTTTCTCCATCTGTGGTGGAGGCATTGTAAGTTCATGAGTCAAAGGCCTATGGAGCATTCAAGAAGCACTGGCTCCCAGTGGCACCATGCTCAGGCCTGCATCAGCTCATGGAATGGTCCCCCAAACTATTAT from the Dama dama isolate Ldn47 chromosome 23, ASM3311817v1, whole genome shotgun sequence genome contains:
- the FAM210B gene encoding protein FAM210B, mitochondrial, with amino-acid sequence MAGLLALLSPAGRVGARVRCRATWLLGAAAPCVPPPVFLPRLGPGPDAQLLRAARGNYQGRQDPSKITATTGSNIKGTEEKKLSKSQQLKKIFQEYGAVGVSLHIGISLISLGMFYMVISSGVDMSTVLLKLGFKESLVQSKMAAGTSTFVVAYAIHKLFAPVRISITLVSVPLIVRYFRKVGIFKPPAAKP